A genomic region of Cyprinus carpio isolate SPL01 chromosome B13, ASM1834038v1, whole genome shotgun sequence contains the following coding sequences:
- the LOC109094130 gene encoding phenazine biosynthesis-like domain-containing protein has translation MEIPVFTVDAFTNVPFKGNPAAVCLIENELRDDLYQSIAAEMNLSETAFITKRNSMDFSSGARFALRWFSPQNEVPLCGHATLASAAVLFYMKKNANPVLVFETLSGELYVRQHEESLIMDFPLNKPNPQDQHEIKDLLKAAVGNLPIQDVCYSPTTKKLMVRLADTCDRSELVSLRPEAESLLRNETTGKIKSLIITLKGAESTQSGYDFYSRVFAPWVGVPEDPVTGSAHTVLAGYWSEKLKKKKMLAYQCSSRGGEVKLEIRNDGRLDIIGQAQIILQGTLKI, from the exons ATGGAAATTCCAGTATTTACTGTTGATGCTTTTACCAATGTGCCTTTTAAAGGTAATCCTGCTGCAGTATGTCTCATAGAGAAT GAGCTACGAGATGATCTTTATCAGAGCATTGCTGCTGAGATGAATTTATCAGAGACTGCTTTCATCACAAAACGGAATTCTATGGATTTTTCTTCAG GTGCAAGGTTTGCATTACGCTggttttccccccaaaatgagGTCCCACTTTGTGGACATGCAACCCTGGCCTCAGCAGCAGTGCTCTTTTACATGAAAA AAAATGCCAACCCTGTACTGGTGTTTGAGACTTTGAGTGGGGAGCTTTATGTCCGTCAGCATGAAGAATCTCTAATAATGGACTTTCCCTTAAACAAACCAAACCCCCAG GACCAACATGAAATCAAGGATCTTTTAAAG gCTGCTGTAGGAAACTTACCCATTCAGGATGTGTGTTACAGTCCAACCACAAAGAAACTGATGGTTCGTCTGGCTGACACTTGTGACAG GTCTGAACTTGTGTCTTTGAGGCCAGAGGCAGAGTCTCTTCTGAGAAATGAAACCACTGGTAAGATTAAAAGTCTTATCATTACACTGAAAGGAGCAGAGAGCACTCAGTCTGGATATGACTTTTACTCCCGTGTCTTCGCCCCATGGGTTGGGGTCCCGGAAGATCCGGTCACTG GGTCTGCACATACAGTCCTTGCTGGCTACTGGTCTGAAaagctgaagaaaaagaaaatgttgg CTTACCAGTGCTCCAGTCGAGGAGGCGAGGTAAAGCTGGAGATAAGAAATGATGGTAGACTGGACATCATTGGTCAGGCACAGATCATTCTTCAGGGAACTCTTAAAATCTAG